In one Cyclopterus lumpus isolate fCycLum1 chromosome 24, fCycLum1.pri, whole genome shotgun sequence genomic region, the following are encoded:
- the tcte1 gene encoding dynein regulatory complex subunit 5, whose amino-acid sequence MFSEVNRLRRKITPRLRVQYFRGSEIDIERSVTKETTEALTSALQYTKNPATMARSPYPGAPAEDFRRSRRIIAEDQDWSLTLVPCLSDLCLQSIVRNFEEKPIFEDLRPIHKDFVQERLSTYLPLHKTANLISDGVYWKRCCKQRWDICDLNHYGHSWKQMFLERHMENIIELFIPNVTELKTVLEMVPLCRNYVKRLNISQLLLPIKEPQKEEDEEYSSELAIDNEDSGQSMDHFDFNILLNKLTKLEELHLVYRVKQCGMNFEWKMFEMTDRDCESLAKALMSCKTLKLLKLHQSHIEDKKCRLLVKHLLDHPSLRELDFSHNLIGDKGARAIGKLLNRSKLETLNMCDNDIRGPGAKAIAHALSMNSTLLSLNLRLNCLRDEGGQAIGKALLKNNTLLHLHLGGNQVTGPTAIALYEVLIQNNTLKSINLSCNNLGVEAGKALGEAMALNTSVTECDIRLTEVDEQSVSFVNEMVWRNQSLEQKKQAGKGETQLTSTTSL is encoded by the exons ATGTTTAGCGAGGTGAACCGCCTTCGCCGTAAGATAACTCCAAGGCTGCGTGTTCAATATTTCCGAGGTTCAGAAATAGACATAGAGCGTTCTGTTACCAAGGAGACAACTGAAGCCCTCACTAGCGCACTGCAG TATACAAAAAACCCTGCAACAATGGCCAGGTCCCCCTATCCTGGAGCACCAGCTGAAGACTTCAGGAGGTCGAGGAGGATCATTGCTGAAGATCAAGACTGGTCCCTGACTCTAGTGCCTTGTTTATCAGACCTCTGTCTGCAAAGCATTGTGAGAAACTTTGAGG AAAAGCCCATATTTGAAGACCTTCGGCCGATCCACAAAGACTTTGTGCAGGAGAGACTGTCTACTTACCTGCCTCTGCACAAGACAGCCAACTTGATCAGCGATGGTGTCTATTGGAAGCGCTGCTGCAAGCAGCGGTGGGACATTTGTGACCTCAATCATTATGGCCACAGCTGGAAACAAATGTTCCTTGAGAGGCACATGGAGAACATTATTGAGCTTTTTATCCCAAATGTAACAGAGCTGAAGACAGTTCTAGAGATGGTACCTCTTTGTAGGAACTATGTGAAGAGGCTAAACATCTCCCAACTCCTGCTACCTATTAAGGAACcccagaaggaggaggatgaggaataTAGTTCAGAGTTGGCAATTGACAATGAGGACAGTGGACAGTCTATGGACCACTTTGACTTTAACATCCTGCTCAACAAGCTGACCAAACTGGAAGAGCTCCATTTAGTGTACAGGGTCAAACAATGTGGTATGAACTTTGAATGGAAGATGTTTGAGATGACCGACAGAGATTGTGAGTCCCTCGCCAAGGCTCTTATGTCCTGTAAGACTTTGAAG CTTCTGAAGCTCCATCAAAGCCACATTGAGGACAAAAAGTGCCGGCTGCTGGTGAAACACCTTTTGGACCACCCGTCCCTGAGGGAGCTCGACTTCTCTCACAACCTGATCGGAGATAAAGGAGCCAGAGCCATTGGCAAGCTGCTCAACAGGAGTAAACTCGAGACACTGAACATGTGTGACAACGATATTAGAGGCCCGGGAGCTAAAGCTATAGCTCATGCCTTGTCCATGAACTCCACTCTTTTGTCACTCAACCTGCGTCTTAACTGTTtgagagatgagggagggcAGGCTATTGGTAAGGCCTTGCTGAAGAACAACACCCTGCTTCACCTGCACCTGGGAGGCAATCAGGTAACAGGGCCGACTGCCATCGCACTGTATGAAGTTCTCATTCAGAATAACACCCTGAAGAGCATCAACCTCTCCTGCAACAACCTGGGCGTG gaGGCAGGTAAAGCTCTGGGGGAGGCGATGGCTCTCAACACCAGCGTGACAGAATGTGATATCCGTCTGACGGAGGTAGACGAGCAGAGCGTTTCCTTcgttaacgagatggtttggaGGAACCAGAGTTTAGAACAAAAGAAACAAGCTGGAAAGGGTGAAACCCAGTTAACATCAACAACTTCTCTTTGA
- the tmem151ba gene encoding transmembrane protein 151B, with protein MCPASAATASESSTATVSEEEQDSPREEQRPQKQSLTKSLCQETHWKCLLLSLLMYGCVGVMAWCQVTKVTRLSFDNAYKGKSMMYHDSPCSNGYIYIPLAFLVMLYVVYLVECWHCHTRNELQYKVDVDSVTERIQRMQQATPCIWWKAISYHYIRRTRQVTRYRNGDAYTTTQVYHERVNTHVAEAEFDYGNCGVKDIAKNLLGLEDFPITRLRFTKCFSFANVESENSYLTQRARFFTENEGLDDYMEAREGMHLKNVDFKEYMIAFCDPNHLPWYAANSSFWVAAAFTLSWPLRVLTEYHTACVHYHVEKLFGFDFVPVSPSEERPQCRQIPRVNTIDSTELEWHIRSNQQLVPSYSEAVLMDLAQLSGSCNNSSVCGGYGGYRQNCECCHRAISSSSIFSRSALSICNTGSPRIPFSASRFSLGRLYGSRRSCLWRSSGSLNERPCPTESTHCLSGQQTSEENPPAYQDALYFPVLIVHRNEGCLNHDHRSLHRNGSCVETSL; from the exons ATGTGCCCAGCATCGGCTGCAACGGCCAGTGAAAGCAGCACCGCGACCGTCTCcgaagaggagcaggacagtccccgggaggag CAGCGGCCTCAGAAGCAGTCCTTGACTAAATCCTTGTGTCAGGAAACTCACTGGAAATGCCTGCTGCTGTCCCTGTTGATGTATGGCTGCGTCGGGGTGATGGCCTGGTGCCAGGTGACCAAGGTCACGCGCCTCTCCTTCGACAACGCTTACAAGGGAAAGTCCATGATGTACCACGACAGTCCCTGCTCCAACGGCTACATCTACATCCCGTTGGCCTTCCTGGTCATGCTCTACGTGGTCTACCTGGTGGAGTGTTGGCACTGCCATACCAGGAATGAGCTACAGTACAAGGTGGATGTTGACAGTGTGACGGAGCGCATCCAGCGCATGCAGCAGGCTACGCCCTGTATCTGGTGGAAGGCCATTAGCTACCATTATATCAGGAGGACGCGGCAGGTGACACGCTACCGTAATGGAGATGCCTACACCACCACGCAGGTCTACCATGAGCGAGTCAACACCCACGTGGCTGAGGCAGAGTTTGATTACGGGAACTGTGGGGTTAAGGACATCGCAAAGAACCTGTTGGGTCTGGAGGACTTCCCCATCACCAGGCTGAGGTTCACTAAGTGCTTTAGCTTTGCCAATGTGGAGTCAGAAAACTCTTACCTGACCCAGCGGGCCAGGTTCTTCACAGAAAATGAGGGCCTGGATGACTACATGGAGGCACGCGAGGGGATGCACCTGAAGAATGTAGACTTTAAGGAGTATATGATTGCCTTTTGTGATCCTAATCACCTTCCCTGGTACGCAGCCAACTCCTCTTTCTGGGTGGCAGCTGCTTTCACGCTCTCCTGGCCTCTGCGGGTGCTGACAGAGTACCACACTGCCTGTGTACACTACCATGTAGAGAAGCTGTTTGGCTTTGACTTTGTGCCAGTAAGCCCGTCTGAGGAGCGGCCACAATGCAGACAGATCCCACGAGTCAACACAATCGACAGCACAGAGTTGGAGTGGCACATCCGCTCCAACCAGCAGCTGGTGCCCAGCTACTCCGAGGCCGTTCTAATGGATCTGGCTCAGCTCTCAGGAAGCTGTAACAACTCCTCCGTATGTGGAGGGTACGGCGGCTACAGGCAGAACTGTGAATGCTGCCACCGTGccatcagcagctcctccatcttctctcgCAGTGCACTCAGCATCTGCAACACGGGAAGCCCCCGCATCCCCTTCAGCGCCAGCCGCTTCTCGCTGGGTCGGTTGTACGGATCCAGGCGGAGCTGTCTGTGGAGGAGCAGCGGGAGCCTGAACGAGCGGCCCTGCCCCACAGAGAGCACGCACTGCCTGTCAGGTCAGCAGACAAGTGAGGAGAACCCTCCAGCCTACCAGGACGCTCTGTACTTCCCAGTGCTCATTGTGCATCGCAACGAAGGCTGCCTCAACCACGACCACCGCTCCCTGCACAGAAACGGCTCCTGCGTGGAGACTTCTCTATGA